From Pseudoalteromonas sp. R3, one genomic window encodes:
- a CDS encoding outer membrane beta-barrel protein, which yields MKKFSLAVLAALSTTAFASEEANNPLSFSATVGYTTGGDTLGTLIYEDDSDNSVKAGTGVILGGGLNYALNEDFDIRLNAAVHMDSADAENGDLTFSRFTWEAIPYYKVSEQVKLGLGAGLDTSVELDNDFGNDIEFDSAGKFIVSGMYTFEDWNASLELRYSMVEYEVSKIGSYSVNDELASANKVDADHFGILLHWNF from the coding sequence ATGAAAAAGTTCAGTTTAGCTGTATTAGCTGCACTCTCTACAACCGCTTTTGCATCAGAAGAAGCCAACAATCCATTATCCTTTTCTGCAACCGTTGGGTATACCACAGGTGGGGACACATTAGGCACATTAATCTATGAAGACGACAGTGACAACAGTGTGAAGGCTGGAACTGGCGTCATTCTGGGTGGTGGACTTAACTACGCACTTAACGAAGACTTTGATATTCGCCTGAATGCAGCAGTGCACATGGACTCTGCCGATGCAGAAAACGGCGATCTTACATTTAGCCGCTTCACCTGGGAAGCCATCCCTTATTACAAAGTAAGCGAGCAGGTGAAACTTGGTCTTGGTGCTGGGCTGGATACGTCTGTTGAGCTGGACAATGATTTTGGCAATGATATCGAGTTCGATAGTGCAGGTAAATTCATTGTGTCAGGCATGTACACATTCGAAGACTGGAATGCCAGCCTCGAGTTAAGATACAGCATGGTCGAGTATGAAGTATCAAAGATCGGCAGTTATTCTGTAAATGATGAACTGGCAAGTGCAAATAAAGTAGATGCGGATCACTTTGGTATTTTATTGCACTGGAACTTCTAA
- the rplQ gene encoding 50S ribosomal protein L17 translates to MRHRKSGRQLNRNSSHRKAMFSNMAGSLVKHEIIKTTLPKAKELRRVIEPLITLAKTDSVANRRLAFARTRDKEVVGKLFSEIGPRFADRPGGYTRILKCGFRAGDNAPMAYIELLDRPVATEEVQEDAQSAE, encoded by the coding sequence ATGCGCCATCGTAAGAGTGGTCGTCAATTAAACCGTAACAGCAGCCATCGCAAAGCGATGTTCAGCAACATGGCTGGTTCTTTGGTGAAGCACGAAATCATCAAAACAACTTTGCCTAAAGCGAAAGAGTTGCGCCGTGTAATTGAGCCTTTAATCACACTGGCTAAGACTGACAGCGTAGCAAACCGTCGTTTAGCGTTTGCTCGCACGCGTGATAAAGAAGTAGTTGGTAAATTGTTCTCTGAGATCGGTCCTCGTTTTGCGGATCGTCCAGGTGGTTACACTCGTATTCTGAAGTGTGGCTTCCGTGCAGGTGACAACGCGCCAATGGCTTACATTGAACTACTAGATCGCCCAGTTGCGACTGAAGAAGTTCAAGAAGACGCGCAGTCTGCAGAGTAA
- the rpoA gene encoding DNA-directed RNA polymerase subunit alpha, with protein MQGSVTEFLKPRLVDIDAVSSTRSKVVLEPLERGFGHTLGNALRRILLSSMPGCAVTEVEIDGVLHEYSAKEGVQEDIIEILLNLKGLAVSLEGKDEVFLTLTKSGVGPVTAADIQHDGDVTIANPEHVICHLTADNSEISMRIRVERGRGYVPASSRLSSDDDERPIGRLLLDASFSPVERIAYSVESARVEQRTDLDKLIIDMETNGTLDPEEAIRRASTILAEQLEAFVDLRDVSEPEEKEEKPEFDPILLRPVDDLELTVRSANCLKAEQIQYIGDLVQRTEVELLKTPNLGKKSLTEIKDVLASRGLSLGMRLENWPPASLAE; from the coding sequence ATGCAGGGTTCTGTAACCGAATTCCTAAAACCAAGATTAGTCGATATCGACGCTGTAAGCTCAACGCGTTCTAAAGTAGTTTTAGAGCCTCTAGAGCGTGGTTTCGGCCACACACTAGGCAATGCTCTACGTCGTATACTTCTTTCATCTATGCCTGGTTGTGCTGTGACAGAAGTTGAAATTGACGGTGTGTTGCACGAGTACAGCGCGAAAGAAGGCGTACAAGAAGACATCATTGAAATTCTGTTGAACCTGAAAGGTCTGGCAGTATCTCTAGAAGGTAAAGATGAAGTTTTCCTTACCCTGACTAAGTCTGGTGTAGGCCCTGTGACTGCGGCTGATATCCAGCACGACGGAGACGTGACTATTGCCAACCCTGAGCATGTGATCTGTCACCTTACGGCTGACAATAGTGAGATCAGCATGCGCATTCGCGTTGAGCGTGGTCGCGGTTATGTACCGGCGTCTAGTCGTTTATCCTCTGATGACGATGAGCGTCCAATCGGCCGTTTGCTGCTTGATGCATCATTCAGCCCGGTTGAGCGTATTGCGTACTCGGTTGAGTCAGCTCGTGTAGAGCAACGCACAGACTTAGACAAACTAATCATCGATATGGAAACGAACGGCACTTTGGATCCTGAAGAAGCGATCCGTCGTGCATCTACTATTCTTGCTGAGCAACTGGAAGCATTCGTAGACTTACGTGATGTTTCTGAGCCGGAAGAAAAAGAAGAGAAGCCAGAGTTCGATCCTATTCTGCTTCGTCCAGTCGATGACTTAGAGCTAACTGTACGTTCTGCGAACTGTCTGAAAGCCGAGCAAATTCAATATATCGGTGACTTAGTACAGCGTACTGAAGTTGAGCTTCTGAAAACACCAAACCTTGGTAAGAAGTCTCTGACTGAAATTAAAGACGTGCTAGCTTCACGTGGTCTTTCTCTGGGCATGCGCCTGGAAAACTGGCCACCTGCAAGTCTGGCTGAGTAA
- the rpsD gene encoding 30S ribosomal protein S4 — MARYLGPKLKLSRREGTDLFLKSGVRAIDSKCKLETAPGQHGARKGRLSDYGLQLREKQKVRRIYGVLEKQFRNYYKEAARLKGNTGENLLQLLEQRLDNVVYRMGFASTRAEARQLVSHKAIMVNGRVVNIPSFVVTPEDVVVIREKSKKQARIIAALELAEQREKPTWIEVDGSKMEGTFKRLPERSDLSADINEQLIVELYSK, encoded by the coding sequence ATGGCAAGATATTTGGGCCCTAAGCTCAAGCTGAGTCGTCGTGAAGGTACTGACCTGTTCCTTAAAAGCGGCGTAAGAGCTATTGACTCTAAGTGTAAACTAGAAACAGCACCTGGTCAGCACGGCGCACGTAAAGGTCGTCTATCTGATTACGGTCTACAGCTACGTGAAAAGCAAAAAGTTCGTCGTATCTACGGTGTACTTGAAAAGCAATTCCGTAACTACTACAAAGAAGCTGCTCGCCTTAAAGGCAACACAGGTGAAAACCTGCTTCAGCTTCTAGAGCAACGTCTGGACAATGTTGTATATCGCATGGGTTTTGCAAGCACACGTGCTGAAGCGCGTCAGCTAGTAAGCCACAAAGCGATTATGGTTAATGGTCGTGTTGTTAATATCCCTTCTTTCGTAGTTACTCCAGAAGACGTGGTAGTAATTCGCGAGAAGTCTAAAAAGCAAGCGCGTATCATCGCTGCTCTAGAGTTGGCTGAGCAACGCGAAAAGCCAACTTGGATTGAAGTTGACGGTTCAAAAATGGAAGGTACTTTCAAGCGCCTACCAGAGCGTTCTGATCTGTCTGCGGACATTAACGAACAACTAATCGTCGAACTTTACTCGAAGTAA
- the rpsK gene encoding 30S ribosomal protein S11, whose product MAKAPIRRKKVKKQVVDGMAHVHASFNNTIVTITDRQGNALSWATAGGSGFRGSRKSTPFAAQVAAERAGTAAQEYGLKNLEVFIKGPGPGRESAVRALNAAGFRITNITDVTPIPHNGCRPPKKRRV is encoded by the coding sequence ATGGCAAAAGCACCAATTCGTCGTAAAAAGGTCAAAAAGCAGGTTGTTGACGGCATGGCTCACGTTCATGCATCTTTCAACAACACTATTGTGACCATCACTGACCGTCAAGGCAATGCTCTTTCTTGGGCGACTGCAGGTGGTTCAGGTTTCCGTGGTTCTCGTAAGTCTACTCCATTCGCTGCACAGGTTGCTGCGGAGCGTGCAGGTACTGCTGCTCAAGAGTACGGTCTTAAGAACCTAGAAGTATTCATCAAAGGTCCAGGTCCAGGCCGTGAGTCTGCTGTTCGTGCATTGAATGCTGCTGGTTTCCGTATCACAAACATCACTGACGTGACGCCAATCCCACATAATGGTTGTCGTCCACCGAAGAAACGTCGCGTATAA
- the rpsM gene encoding 30S ribosomal protein S13 → MARIAGINVPDHKHAVIGLTSIYGVGKTRAKAILAATGIAETTKIGDLNDETLDILREEVGKYTVEGDLRREVTLNIKRLMDLGCFRGLRHRRSLPLRGQRTKTNARTRKGPRKPIKK, encoded by the coding sequence GTGGCCCGTATCGCAGGCATTAACGTTCCTGATCATAAGCATGCTGTTATCGGTTTAACAAGCATCTATGGTGTAGGTAAAACTCGCGCTAAGGCTATCTTAGCTGCGACTGGTATCGCTGAAACTACTAAAATCGGCGATTTAAACGACGAAACTCTTGACATCCTTCGTGAAGAAGTTGGCAAGTACACTGTTGAAGGTGATCTTCGTCGTGAAGTTACACTAAACATCAAGCGTCTTATGGACCTTGGTTGTTTCCGTGGCTTACGTCACCGTCGTTCGCTTCCACTACGTGGTCAGCGTACTAAGACTAACGCGCGTACTCGTAAGGGTCCTCGCAAGCCTATCAAGAAATAA
- the rpmJ gene encoding 50S ribosomal protein L36, whose amino-acid sequence MKVRASVKKICRNCKVIKRAGVVRVICSEPKHKQRQG is encoded by the coding sequence ATGAAAGTACGTGCTTCCGTTAAGAAAATCTGCCGTAACTGTAAAGTTATCAAACGTGCCGGTGTGGTACGCGTGATCTGCAGTGAGCCTAAGCACAAGCAAAGGCAAGGCTAA
- the secY gene encoding preprotein translocase subunit SecY encodes MAKPGQDMQSAQSGLAELKRRLLFVLGAIIIYRLGSFVPIPGIDAAVLAEFFEQQKGTIVEMFNMFSGGALERASVLALGIMPYISASIIMQLLTHIHPAMIELKKEGEQGRKKISQYTRYGTLVLATFQSIGIATNLPNMMDGLVVNPGFGFYFTAVVSLVTGTMFLMWLGEQITERGIGNGISVLIFVGIVANLPSAIGSTAEMARQGDLNVLALVVIAVIVFAVTYLVVFFERGQRRIVVNYAKRQQGRQVFAAQSTHLPLKVNMAGVIPPIFASSIILFPGTIASWFGQGEGPVADFLQAVSAVLTPGQPLYAMVLAAAIIFFCFFYTALVFNPRETADNLKKSGAFIPGIRPGEQTSKYIDKVMTRLTLAGALYITFICLVPEFMTMAWQTPFYFGGTSILIIVVVIMDFMAQVQTHLMSHQYDSVLKKANLKGYGR; translated from the coding sequence ATGGCTAAACCAGGTCAAGATATGCAAAGCGCACAGAGTGGGCTAGCGGAACTGAAGCGCCGACTACTGTTTGTATTGGGTGCTATCATTATTTACCGTTTAGGTTCGTTCGTGCCGATCCCTGGGATTGATGCCGCCGTACTTGCCGAATTCTTCGAGCAACAAAAGGGCACCATTGTTGAAATGTTCAACATGTTCAGCGGTGGTGCGCTTGAGCGTGCCTCGGTACTCGCGCTGGGTATTATGCCCTATATCTCAGCTTCAATTATTATGCAGCTATTAACGCACATACATCCTGCGATGATAGAGCTTAAGAAAGAAGGTGAGCAAGGTCGTAAGAAGATCAGTCAGTACACGCGTTATGGTACGCTTGTGCTTGCTACATTCCAGTCTATCGGTATTGCCACTAACCTCCCCAACATGATGGATGGGTTAGTAGTAAATCCTGGTTTCGGTTTCTACTTCACCGCTGTGGTGAGTTTAGTAACCGGTACTATGTTCCTGATGTGGCTGGGCGAACAAATCACAGAGCGCGGTATTGGTAACGGTATCTCTGTTCTGATTTTTGTTGGTATTGTAGCTAACCTGCCGTCTGCAATCGGTTCGACAGCAGAAATGGCGCGTCAAGGTGATCTGAACGTATTAGCTTTGGTTGTGATTGCGGTAATCGTATTCGCTGTAACTTATTTGGTAGTGTTCTTTGAGCGTGGTCAACGTCGCATCGTTGTTAACTACGCAAAACGTCAGCAAGGCCGTCAGGTTTTCGCAGCGCAGAGCACGCATTTACCATTGAAAGTAAATATGGCGGGTGTTATTCCACCAATCTTTGCTAGCAGCATCATTTTGTTCCCTGGTACAATTGCAAGCTGGTTCGGTCAAGGTGAAGGTCCGGTTGCTGACTTCTTACAAGCCGTCTCTGCAGTGTTGACTCCTGGTCAGCCTCTGTATGCGATGGTACTTGCAGCAGCGATTATCTTCTTCTGCTTCTTCTACACTGCGTTGGTATTTAACCCGCGTGAGACAGCAGACAACCTGAAGAAATCTGGCGCATTTATTCCAGGCATTCGCCCAGGTGAGCAGACATCTAAATACATTGATAAAGTAATGACACGCCTGACTTTGGCCGGTGCGTTGTATATTACCTTTATCTGTCTGGTGCCCGAGTTTATGACCATGGCGTGGCAAACGCCGTTCTACTTCGGCGGTACATCAATCTTGATTATCGTTGTGGTTATCATGGACTTTATGGCACAAGTACAGACCCATCTGATGTCTCATCAGTATGATTCTGTGCTGAAAAAAGCGAACCTTAAAGGCTACGGCCGCTAA
- the rplO gene encoding 50S ribosomal protein L15 → MHLNTLSPAAGAKTAGKRVGRGIGSGLGKTGGRGHKGQKSRSGGKVRVGFEGGQMPMQRRLPKFGFTSRKSLVSAEVNLYEIAKVEGDVVDVNALQAAGIVKKNIQFVKVVKSGEVSRAVTVKGIKVSKGAREAIEAAGGKVED, encoded by the coding sequence ATGCATTTGAATACACTTTCACCTGCTGCTGGTGCAAAGACAGCTGGTAAGCGTGTTGGCCGTGGTATCGGTTCTGGTCTTGGTAAGACTGGTGGTCGTGGTCACAAAGGTCAAAAATCACGCTCAGGCGGTAAAGTACGCGTTGGTTTCGAAGGCGGTCAAATGCCTATGCAACGTCGTCTGCCTAAGTTCGGTTTCACTTCTCGCAAATCTCTAGTATCTGCTGAAGTTAACCTATACGAAATCGCTAAAGTTGAAGGCGATGTGGTAGACGTAAACGCGTTACAAGCAGCTGGTATCGTTAAAAAGAACATCCAGTTCGTAAAAGTTGTTAAATCTGGCGAAGTTTCACGCGCAGTTACCGTTAAAGGCATTAAAGTGTCTAAAGGTGCTCGCGAAGCTATCGAAGCTGCCGGAGGCAAGGTAGAAGACTAA
- the rpmD gene encoding 50S ribosomal protein L30, with amino-acid sequence MANTVKVTQVRSSIGRLPKHKATLRGLGLRRINHTVELEDTPAVRGMINQVSYMVKVEG; translated from the coding sequence ATGGCAAACACAGTAAAAGTAACTCAAGTACGTAGCTCAATCGGTCGTTTACCGAAGCATAAAGCTACATTACGTGGCCTTGGTTTACGTCGTATCAACCACACTGTTGAGCTAGAAGATACGCCAGCAGTTCGCGGTATGATCAACCAAGTTTCTTACATGGTTAAGGTAGAGGGTTAA
- the rpsE gene encoding 30S ribosomal protein S5, protein MANVEAKAQQPELAEKLIAVNRVSKVVKGGRIFSFTALTVVGDGAGKVGFGYGKAREVPAAIQKAMEKARRNMISVDLNGHTLQHPIKGRHAGSKVYMQPASEGTGIIAGGAMRAVLEVAGVQNVLSKAYGSTNPINIVRATVAALENMNSPESIAAKRGLSVDEILG, encoded by the coding sequence ATGGCTAACGTAGAAGCAAAAGCACAACAGCCTGAATTGGCTGAAAAGCTAATCGCGGTAAACCGTGTGTCTAAAGTAGTTAAAGGTGGTCGTATCTTTAGCTTCACAGCACTGACTGTAGTTGGTGACGGCGCAGGTAAAGTAGGTTTCGGTTACGGTAAAGCACGTGAAGTTCCAGCTGCTATTCAAAAAGCAATGGAAAAAGCACGCCGTAACATGATCTCAGTAGACCTTAACGGTCATACTTTGCAGCACCCTATCAAGGGTCGCCATGCTGGTTCTAAAGTATACATGCAGCCTGCATCAGAAGGTACAGGTATCATCGCCGGTGGTGCGATGCGTGCAGTACTAGAAGTTGCTGGTGTACAGAACGTACTTTCAAAAGCATACGGTTCTACTAACCCGATCAACATCGTTCGTGCAACAGTTGCTGCTCTAGAGAACATGAATTCTCCAGAAAGCATTGCTGCTAAACGTGGTCTTAGCGTTGACGAAATTTTGGGGTAA
- the rplR gene encoding 50S ribosomal protein L18, with translation MDKKTARLRRAKRTRRNIIEQGTTRLVIHRTPRHIYAQVINVEGNVLAAASTVEKAIAETVKGTGNIEAAQAVGKAIAERVADKGVEKIAFDRSGFKYHGRVKALADAAREAGLQF, from the coding sequence ATGGATAAGAAAACAGCTCGTCTACGTCGTGCTAAGCGCACTCGTAGAAATATTATCGAACAGGGCACAACTCGCCTTGTTATCCACCGCACGCCACGTCACATTTACGCTCAAGTAATTAACGTTGAGGGTAATGTACTGGCTGCTGCTTCTACTGTTGAAAAAGCAATTGCTGAAACAGTTAAAGGCACAGGCAACATCGAAGCGGCTCAAGCAGTTGGTAAAGCAATCGCTGAGCGCGTAGCTGACAAAGGCGTTGAAAAAATCGCTTTTGATCGCAGTGGCTTTAAATATCACGGCCGTGTGAAGGCGCTTGCTGATGCAGCGCGTGAAGCCGGTCTGCAATTCTAG
- the rplF gene encoding 50S ribosomal protein L6, with product MSRIAKAPITVPAGVEVTVNGQDIKVKGKNGELTRTINAAVEVSLNDNVITTAPREVANAWAQAGTARALINNMIIGANEGFEKKLQLVGVGYRAAVKGKVLDLTLGFSHPVNFEIPEGITIEAPSQTEIVVKGADKQLVGQTAANIRSYREPEPYKGKGVRYADEYVRRKEAKKK from the coding sequence ATGTCTCGTATAGCGAAGGCTCCTATTACTGTTCCTGCCGGTGTTGAAGTTACAGTTAACGGCCAGGACATCAAAGTTAAAGGCAAAAACGGTGAATTAACGCGCACTATCAATGCTGCGGTTGAAGTTTCACTTAACGACAACGTTATCACTACAGCTCCACGTGAAGTTGCTAATGCTTGGGCTCAAGCAGGTACTGCACGTGCGTTGATCAACAACATGATCATCGGTGCTAACGAAGGTTTTGAGAAGAAACTACAACTAGTAGGTGTTGGTTACCGTGCGGCAGTTAAGGGTAAAGTATTAGACTTAACTCTTGGCTTCTCTCACCCTGTGAACTTCGAGATCCCTGAGGGAATCACTATCGAAGCTCCAAGCCAAACTGAAATTGTTGTTAAGGGCGCAGACAAGCAGCTGGTTGGTCAAACTGCTGCTAACATTCGTTCATACCGTGAACCAGAGCCTTATAAAGGTAAAGGTGTACGTTATGCTGACGAATACGTGCGTCGTAAAGAGGCTAAGAAGAAGTAA
- the rpsH gene encoding 30S ribosomal protein S8: MSLQDPIADLFTRIRNGQTAKKVSVTMPTSKLKVAIAKVLKDEGYIGDFAVSGDVKAELTIELKYFEGKAVIENIQRVSRPGLRIYKKRDELPKVMGGLGIAIVSTSKGLMTDRAARNAGVGGEIIGFVA, encoded by the coding sequence ATGAGCTTGCAAGATCCAATTGCGGATTTGTTTACACGCATCCGTAACGGTCAGACTGCGAAGAAGGTATCTGTAACTATGCCAACTTCAAAGCTGAAAGTAGCTATTGCTAAGGTACTAAAAGACGAAGGTTACATCGGTGACTTCGCAGTATCTGGTGACGTTAAAGCAGAATTGACTATCGAACTTAAGTACTTCGAAGGCAAAGCTGTTATCGAAAACATCCAGCGTGTTAGCCGCCCTGGTCTACGTATCTATAAGAAACGTGACGAATTACCTAAGGTAATGGGTGGTCTAGGTATCGCTATCGTATCAACTTCTAAAGGCCTGATGACAGACCGCGCTGCGCGTAACGCTGGTGTTGGTGGTGAAATCATTGGCTTTGTAGCTTAA
- the rpsN gene encoding 30S ribosomal protein S14: MAKNSMKARDVKRAKLVAQYAEKRAALKAIISDVNASDDERWDAVLKLQSLPRDSSPSRQRNRCNITGRPHGYLRKFGMSRIKVREAAMRGEIPGLKKASW, translated from the coding sequence ATGGCAAAGAATTCAATGAAAGCACGTGACGTAAAACGTGCTAAATTAGTTGCTCAGTATGCTGAAAAGCGTGCTGCGTTAAAAGCTATCATCAGCGATGTTAACGCATCTGATGATGAGCGTTGGGATGCAGTGTTAAAGCTACAGTCTTTACCACGCGATTCTAGCCCTTCACGTCAACGTAATCGTTGTAACATCACGGGCCGCCCACATGGTTACCTTCGCAAGTTCGGCATGAGCCGTATTAAAGTACGCGAAGCTGCTATGCGCGGTGAAATTCCTGGCCTTAAAAAGGCTAGTTGGTAA
- the rplE gene encoding 50S ribosomal protein L5: MAKLHEVYKDKVVKELFEKFGYSSVMQVPQIEKITLNMGVGEALADKKILENAVADLEAISGQKPLVTKARKSVAGFKIREGYPIGCKVTLRGERMWDFLERLVSIAMPRIRDFRGVSAKSFDGRGNYSMGVREQIIFPEIDYDKVDRVRGMDITITTSAKTDDEGRALLEAFNFPFKK, translated from the coding sequence ATGGCGAAACTGCATGAAGTGTACAAAGACAAAGTAGTAAAAGAACTTTTTGAAAAGTTCGGTTACAGCTCTGTCATGCAAGTCCCTCAGATCGAAAAGATCACACTAAACATGGGTGTGGGCGAAGCCCTAGCTGACAAGAAAATTCTAGAGAATGCAGTAGCTGACCTAGAAGCTATCTCTGGTCAGAAGCCTCTGGTTACTAAAGCACGCAAATCTGTTGCTGGCTTTAAGATCCGTGAAGGTTACCCAATTGGCTGTAAAGTAACCCTACGCGGCGAGCGTATGTGGGATTTCCTAGAGCGTCTAGTCTCTATCGCGATGCCACGTATTCGTGACTTCCGCGGCGTTAGCGCAAAGTCTTTTGACGGTCGCGGTAACTATTCTATGGGCGTACGTGAGCAAATCATCTTCCCAGAAATCGATTATGATAAAGTCGACCGTGTTCGCGGTATGGACATCACAATCACTACTTCTGCGAAAACAGATGATGAAGGCCGTGCGTTGTTAGAAGCGTTCAACTTCCCATTCAAAAAGTAA
- the rplX gene encoding 50S ribosomal protein L24: protein MAAKIRRDDEVIVLAGKDKGKRGKVLSVVTDTGRVFVEGINIIKKHQKPVPQLQQAGGIVEKEASIDVSNVAIFNAETGKADRVGFRFEDGKKVRFFKSTGKTI from the coding sequence ATGGCAGCAAAAATCCGTCGTGATGACGAAGTAATCGTACTAGCCGGTAAAGACAAAGGTAAGCGCGGTAAAGTGCTTTCAGTTGTAACTGATACTGGTCGAGTATTTGTCGAAGGCATCAATATCATCAAAAAGCACCAGAAGCCTGTACCACAACTACAGCAAGCTGGCGGCATTGTTGAGAAAGAAGCGTCTATCGACGTATCTAATGTCGCGATCTTCAATGCCGAAACTGGCAAAGCTGATCGTGTAGGTTTTAGATTTGAAGACGGTAAAAAAGTCCGTTTCTTCAAGTCTACTGGTAAAACTATCTAA
- the rplN gene encoding 50S ribosomal protein L14: MIQMQTQLDVADNSGARKVQCIKVLGGSHRRYAAVGDIIKVSVKEAIPRGKVKKGDVKNAVVVRTKKGVRRPDGSLIRFDSNAAVILNDNLQPIGTRIFGPVTRELRTEKFMKIVSLAPEVL, translated from the coding sequence ATGATCCAAATGCAAACTCAGCTGGACGTTGCTGATAACAGCGGCGCTCGCAAAGTGCAGTGTATTAAAGTCTTAGGTGGTTCGCACCGTCGCTACGCAGCGGTTGGCGACATCATTAAAGTTTCTGTTAAAGAAGCGATTCCTCGCGGTAAAGTGAAGAAAGGTGATGTTAAAAACGCAGTAGTTGTGCGCACCAAAAAAGGCGTTCGTCGTCCAGACGGTTCTTTGATCCGTTTCGACAGTAATGCTGCTGTTATCCTTAACGATAACCTACAGCCGATCGGAACTCGTATCTTCGGCCCTGTGACTCGTGAACTACGTACTGAGAAGTTCATGAAGATCGTTTCACTAGCACCAGAAGTACTATAA
- a CDS encoding polysaccharide deacetylase family protein, translating to MTSMIRPLILLSCMLCLTVVQAATQAVTDQQQADIFSYPNGARYAVSLTFDDARASQLDVGVPILDKYGVKATFYVMPGPMQERLNGWRKVVATGHELGNHTRSHLCTGNFAWLRAQDKGLEQVDLAWLEQDILKTNQFLKAQLSVEPKSFAYPCGNTFVGRGAQVKSYVPLIAKHFSSGRTWLDETANDPIYTDFAQLTGIRMDGMRFEELKTMIETLREDNKWIILAGHEVGENGLYSVDSKVLSQLIHYLQAPENGYWVDTVDKVGTYIKMHRN from the coding sequence ATGACAAGTATGATACGACCATTGATTCTCTTAAGCTGCATGCTTTGTCTGACCGTGGTTCAGGCCGCCACTCAGGCGGTCACAGACCAGCAACAGGCTGATATATTTAGCTACCCAAATGGAGCGCGGTATGCTGTGAGTCTGACATTTGATGACGCCAGAGCAAGTCAACTAGATGTGGGAGTACCGATTCTAGACAAGTATGGCGTGAAGGCCACCTTTTATGTGATGCCCGGTCCGATGCAAGAGCGCCTTAACGGTTGGCGTAAAGTTGTGGCTACGGGCCATGAACTCGGCAATCATACTCGCTCTCATTTGTGTACAGGCAACTTTGCCTGGCTGAGAGCACAGGATAAAGGGCTGGAGCAGGTGGACCTTGCCTGGCTGGAACAGGACATTCTTAAAACCAACCAGTTTTTGAAAGCCCAGCTCAGTGTAGAGCCAAAAAGTTTTGCCTATCCCTGTGGCAATACCTTTGTTGGTCGCGGCGCTCAGGTGAAAAGCTATGTGCCTCTGATTGCCAAACACTTTAGCTCCGGGCGCACCTGGCTCGATGAAACGGCTAACGATCCGATCTACACTGATTTTGCACAACTGACAGGAATACGCATGGATGGTATGCGCTTTGAGGAGTTGAAAACGATGATAGAAACACTGCGCGAAGACAACAAATGGATCATCCTGGCAGGCCACGAAGTAGGTGAAAACGGACTTTATAGTGTGGATAGCAAGGTGCTGTCACAATTAATTCATTACCTTCAAGCACCAGAAAATGGTTATTGGGTCGACACAGTTGATAAAGTGGGGACTTACATAAAAATGCACCGTAATTAA